In Primulina eburnea isolate SZY01 chromosome 14, ASM2296580v1, whole genome shotgun sequence, the following proteins share a genomic window:
- the LOC140811998 gene encoding phospholipase A1-IIdelta-like, with translation MASTGTSTAEPSREELLGSKNWEGLLNPLNLDLRRLILRCGDFCQGTYDAFNNDANSKYAGSSRYGKTSFFEKVMLESASDYQVYCFLYATARIGVVKSLFLHSLSREAWDRESNWIGYIAVTTDEVSQALGRREIYVAWRGTTRSYEWIDVVGARPESAQQLLRPKTWDKKVDSSSGSDSDEDDEKVPKVMKGWLTIYVSNDPNSSFTKLSARTQVLKKIEDLRNQYKNESLSIALTGHSLGASLAILAAFDLVENGVNDIPVSAIVFGSPQVGNKAFVERLNKYPNLNVLHVRNKIDLIPRYPSSLLRYKNTGIELEIDNRKSPSLKDSRNPSDWHNLQAMLHVVAGWNGADGEFELKVKRNLALVNKSSAILKDEYLIPGSWWVEKNKGMILDENGDWVLTPPSGEDEPVPEF, from the exons ATGGCCTCGACTGGAACATCAACCGCAGAGCCTTCACGGGAAGAACTATTGGGCAGCAAGAACTGGGAGGGCCTTCTCAACCCACTGAATCTTGACCTCCGCCGCTTGATCCTCCGCTGCGGCGACTTCTGCCAGGGTACCTACGACGCCTTCAATAATGACGCCAATTCCAAGTACGCCGGAAGCAGCAGGTACGGCAAGACGTCTTTTTTCGAGAAAGTGATGCTTGAGTCGGCTTCCGATTATCAGGTCTACTGTTTCCTTTACGCCACCGCGAGAATCGGAGTGGTCAAGTCCCTGTTTTTGCATTCTCTGTCGCGTGAAGCTTGGGATAGGGAATCCAATTGGATTGGCTATATTGCTGTCACCACCGATGAAGTTAGCCAGGCCTTGGGGCGCCGCGAGATCTACGTTGCTTGGCGGGGCACCACCAGAAGTTATGAGTGGATCGACGTAGTCGGGGCCAG ACCTGAGTCTGCGCAGCAGTTGCTGCGTCCAAAAACATGGGATAAAAAAGTAGATAGCAGCAGTGGTAGTGATAGTGATGAAGATGATGAAAAAGTGCCTAAAGTTATGAAAGGTTGGCTCACAATTTACGTTTCGAACGATCCCAATTCGTCGTTCACCAAACTAAGCGCAAGAACACAGGTTCTGAAAAAGATTGaagatttgagaaaccagtATAAAAATGAAAGCTTGAGCATCGCACTAACAGGGCACAGTCTTGGCGCTTCTTTGGCAATTTTAGCTGCTTTTGATCTTGTCGAAAATGGGGTTAACGATATACCCGTTTCAGCTATTGTGTTCGGAAGCCCACAAGTAGGGAACAAGGCTTTTGTCGAGAGACTGAATAAGTATCCAAATCTGAACGTATTGCATGTCAGGAACAAAATCGATTTGATTCCACGGTATCCTAGTTCATTGCTAAGATACAAGAACACTGGGATTGAGCTGGAGATTGATAATAGAAAATCTCCGAGCTTGAAGGATTCAAGGAACCCGAGTGATTGGCATAACCTGCAGGCGATGCTGCACGTTGTGGCGGGTTGGAATGGGGCTGACGGGGAGTTTGAATTGAAGGTGAAAAGGAACTTAGCATTGGTGAACAAGTCGAGTGCGATTCTGAAGGATGAGTATTTGATTCCGGGTTCTTGGTGGGTAGAGAAGAATAAAGGGATGATTCTTGATGAGAATGGAGATTGGGTTCTGACACCACCTTCTGGTGAGGATGAACCCGTTCCTGAATTCTAA